From the genome of Glycine max cultivar Williams 82 chromosome 2, Glycine_max_v4.0, whole genome shotgun sequence, one region includes:
- the LOC100795809 gene encoding cellulose synthase A catalytic subunit 2 [UDP-forming], whose protein sequence is MDTKGRLVAGSHNRNEFVLINADETARVAVTELSGQICQICGDELEVTVNGEPFVACNECAFPVCRPCYEYERREGNQVCPQCKTRYKRIKGSPRVEGDEEEDDSDDLESEFDIGSVFSARLNYGSQVNGSVIHAPSEFDAASVASEIPLLTYGQEDVGISADKHALILPPFTARGKRVHPMPFPDSSVPVQPRPMDPKKDIAVYGYGSVAWKERMEDWKKKQSEKLQVVRHEGGKDSDELDDPDLPKMDEGRQPLWRKLPISSSRINPYRIIIVLRIAILCLFFHYRILHPVNDAYALWLTSVICEIWFAVSWIFDQFPKWSPILRETYLDRLSLRYEKEGKPSLLADIDVFVSTVDPMKEPPLITANTVLSILAVDYPVDKVACYVSDDGAAMLTFEALSETSEFARKWVPFCKKFCIEPRAPEWYFAQKVDYLKDKVDATFIRERRAIKREYEEFKVRINALVALAQKVPEDGWTMQDGTPWPGNNVRDHPGMIQVFLGQNGVRDIEGNELPRLVYVSREKRPGYDHHKKAGAMNALVRVSAIITNAPYVLNVDCDHYINNSKALREAMCFMMDPTSGKKICYVQFPQRFDGIDRHDRYSNRNVVFFDINMKGLDGIQGPIYVGTGCVFRRQAFYGYDAPTSKKAPRKTCNCWPKWCCCLCCGSKKKKIKAKSSVKKKIKNKDDIKQMHALENIEEGIEGIDNEKSSLMSQSKFEKKFGQSSVFIASTLLEDGGVPKAASSATLLKEAIHVISCGYEDKTEWGKEVGWIYGSVTEDILTGFKMHCHGWRSVYCMPKRPAFKGSAPINLSDRLHQVLRWALGSVEIFFSRHCPIWYGYGGGLKSLERFSYINSVVYPLTSIPLIAYCALPAVCLLTGKFIVPEISNYASIIFMALFISIAATGILEMQWGGVGIHDWWRNEQFWVIGGASSHLFALFQGLLKVLAGVNTNFTVTSKAADDGEFADLYIFKWTSLLIPPLTLLIINIIGVIVGVSDAINNGYDSWGPLFGRLFFALWVIVHLYPFLKGVMGKQEGVPTIILVWAILLSSILTLLWVRINPFLAKSDVVLEICGLNCD, encoded by the exons ATGGACACCAAAGGGAGATTAGTTGCTGGGTCTCATAACAGGAATGAGTTTGTTCTTATCAATGCTGATGAAACTGCAAGA GTAGCTGTCACAGAATTAAGTGGTCAAATTTGTCAGATCTGTGGGGATGAGCTGGAGGTTACTGTGAATGGGGAGCCATTTGTTGCTTGCAATGAATGTGCGTTCCCTGTGTGCAGACCTTGCTATGAGTATGAAAGAAGAGAGGGTAACCAAGTTTGTCCTCAGTGTAAAACCAGATATAAGCGCATCAAAG GTAGTCCTAGAGTTGAGGGTGATGAAGAAGAGGATGATAGTGATGATTTGGAAAGTGAGTTTGATATTGGGAGCGTGTTCTCTGCTCGCCTTAACTATGGTTCACAGGTGAATGGTTCGGTGATCCATGCACCATCGGAGTTTGATGCAGCTTCCGTGGCTTCTGAGATCCCTCTCTTGACATATGGTCAAGAG GATGTTGGCATTTCTGCTGATAAACATGCTCTTATTCTTCCTCCATTCACGGCCAGAGGGAAACGAGTTCATCCCATGCCTTTTCCTGATTCATCTGTACCTG TTCAACCAAGACCTATGGATCCTAAAAAGGATATTGCAGTTTATGGATATGGAAGTGTTGCATGGAAGGAACGGATGGAGGattggaagaaaaaacaaagtgaaaaacTTCAGGTTGTTAGACATGAAGGGGGTAAAGATAGTGATGAGCTGGATGATCCTGACTTACCAAA AATGGATGAAGGCAGACAACCACTTTGGAGAAAGTTGCCAATTAGTTCAAGCAGGATAAATCCATACAGAATCATAATAGTACTTCGGATTGCAATTCTTTGCCTCTTTTTTCATTATAGAATCCTCCATCCAGTCAATGATGCATACGCATTGTGGCTCACCTCAGTAATATGTGAAATCTGGTTTGCTGTCTCATGGATTTTTGATCAGTTCCCAAAATGGAGCCCAATTCTTAGAGAAACATACCTTGATCGTTTATCTCTAAG atatgaaaaagaaggaaagccATCTCTGTTAGCTGATATAGACGTGTTCGTTAGTACAGTGGACCCTATGAAGGAACCTCCACTCATTACTGCAAACACAGTTCTGTCTATCCTTGCTGTGGATTATCCAGTGGACAAGGTTGCATGCTATGTTTCAGATGATGGAGCTGCCATGCTTACATTTGAAGCACTTTCCGAGACTTCTGAGTTTGCAAGGAAATGGGTTCCATTCTGCAAGAAGTTCTGCATTGAACCACGGGCTCCTGAATGGTATTTTGCTCAGAAGGTTGACTACTTGAAGGATAAAGTGGATGCAACATTTATAAGAGAACGTCGTGCCATTAAG AGGGAGTATGAAGAGTTCAAAGTGAGGATTAATGCATTGGTGGCTTTGGCACAAAAGGTTCCTGAGGATGGTTGGACAATGCAGGATGGTACTCCATGGCCTGGGAACAATGTCAGAGATCATCCCGGAATGATACAA GTTTTCCTTGGTCAAAATGGTGTTCGTGACATCGAAGGAAATGAATTACCTCGTCTTGTCTATGTGTCTCGTGAGAAAAGACCTGGATATGATCACCACAAAAAAGCTGGAGCTATGAATGCTTTG gtGAGAGTCTCGGCAATAATCACCAATGCTCCTTATGTACTGAATGTTGATTGTGATCACTACATAAATAACAGTAAGGCCCTTCGTGAAGCCATGTGCTTCATGATGGATCCTACATCAGGGAAAAAAATATGCTACGTACAGTTTCCTCAAAGATTTGATGGGATTGATCGTCATGATAGATACTCGAATCGCAATGTTGTATTCTTTGAT ATCAATATGAAAGGTTTAGATGGCATCCAAGGACCAATATATGTGGGAACTGGGTGTGTCTTCAGGAGACAGGCATTCTATGGATATGATGCCCCTACATCGAAGAAAGCACCAAGAAAGACATGTAACTGTTGGCCTAAATGGTGCTGCTGTCTGTGTTGTGGatctaagaagaaaaagattaaaGCAAAGTCAAGTgtgaaaaagaagataaagaatAAGGATGATATAAAGCAAATGCATGCACTAGAAAATATTGAAGAGGGAATTGAAG GAATTGACAATGAGAAGTCATCACTAATGTCTCAATCGAAGTTTGAGAAGAAGTTTGGGCAATCATCTGTTTTCATAGCTTCGACACTCTTGGAAGATGGGGGTGTTCCAAAAGCAGCAAGTTCTGCTACACTCTTGAAAGAGGCCATCCATGTAATTAGTTGTGGTTATGAAGATAAGACAGAATGGGGGAAAGAG GTTGGGTGGATATATGGCTCAGTTACCGAAGATATTTTAACAGGTTTCAAGATGCATTGTCATGGTTGGAGATCTGTATACTGCATGCCAAAAAGGCCTGCTTTTAAAGGTTCAGCTCCTATAAATCTCTCGGATCGTCTGCATCAAGTTCTTCGGTGGGCTCTTGGATCTGTTGAGATCTTTTTCAGTAGGCATTGTCCCATATGGTATGGCTATGGTGGCGGCTTGAAATCGCTGGAACGATTCTCTTACATAAACTCAGTTGTTTATCCTCTGACTTCAATTCCCTTAATTGCCTATTGTGCATTGCCAGCTGTCTGTCTGCTCACTGGGAAGTTCATTGTCCCCGAG ATAAGTAACTATGCCAGTATCATTTTCATGGCCCTCTTCATCTCTATAGCTGCAACTGGCATCCTGGAAATGCAGTGGGGAGGTGTCGGTATACATGACTGGTGGAGGAACGAGCAGTTCTGGGTCATTGGTGGTGCCTCCTCACATCTCTTTGCTCTCTTTCAGGGTTTGCTCAAAGTTCTGGCGGGAGTCAACACAAACTTCACAGTCACATCCAAGGCAGCAGATGATGGAGAGTTTGCTGACCTCTACATCTTCAAGTGGACATCCTTGTTGATCCCTCCCTTGACCCTACTAATCATAAACATCATCGGAGTCATTGTCGGTGTCTCGGATGCTATAAACAATGGATATGATTCATGGGGTCCTTTGTTTGGGAGGCTATTTTTTGCCCTTTGGGTCATTGTACACCTTTACCCTTTCCTCAAGGGTGTCATGGGAAAACAAGAAGGTGTTCCTACCATCATTTTGGTCTGGGCTATTCTCCTGTCTTCAATCTTAACCCTACTTTGGGTGAGAATCAACCCATTCTTGGCCAAAAGTGATGTGGTGTTGGAAATTTGTGGATTGAATTGTGACTAA